The Mus pahari unplaced genomic scaffold, PAHARI_EIJ_v1.1 scaffold_9811_1, whole genome shotgun sequence DNA segment aagatgtgtgtgtgtgtgtgtgtgtgtgtgtgtgtgtgtatgtgtgtgtgtgtgtgtatgtgtgtttgtgtgtgtgtgtgtggcattgaTAACAATTCTCTGAAGAAtcttaaagtttattattattaatattaaccaAATGTTACACTGaattttcctttctcccattttATTGAGTCTTGACTGTTTATCTTCCTATTCTTGCCACAAAAAAATTTAATATGGTGGTCAAAATAGTAGAGTCATCAGTTCAGATTCCAAGCATCCCAGTTAATCATCCCCAGTTTACCCACTTCATTTGTGTGGTTGTTTCTATAGTTTCAAATCAAGATACTCTCTCTTTTGACATATCTGTTTTTTATCCTAGATGGATTCAGAGTCAGCTGTATCTGTGTGACAAATTTGTGTAAGGAGACCTCTTCTATATTGCTNGGAGNCCCTGATACTAGGGGCAAAATTCACATTAATCTTTATGACCAAAACTGTCATGATAATATTGATGTCTGACATGAATCATCTCCACTCACAGAAAGAACATGTCACAGCAGTCTCTCTAGGCATGGATCTGTCAGTCATGTACGTATGTGCTCATTTTGACTATAGttatggaagagagaatgaatatcTAGGTCTTTCTTAAtcaatattgtttttatatttaggCCATGATTAGAGTAATGTCAAATCTCACAACCTTTGTTCAGAAAACAGGGTCCACATTTCTTATAGAATAAGATCAGACCAGTGACATTTTGTAACTCCATGAACTGCTTTTGTTTCCATGGAAAGAAAGGAGATCTAAGATGATTATCTTAAAGTGATTTACTGAGCTGAAAATATAGTCTTCATGACTTAGAACTCACAGCATCTACATCCTCAGGTACTTCAAGGCTTCTGGCTGCTGGGGTCAGCTGGCTGGAGACATGGGATCAGTCTGCTGCAGCACATGGTCCTGAGAGTGTGTAATGTAGTATGGTGTCTGGGCCTCACACCTGTCTTTGTAAATTGTGTATCAGTCTTATGCTATTATTAGCATGGTGAGTTTTGAGATTGGATAGGTGTAAAACATTTTTGTTGAAGGTGTTATCTCATGAGAATGTTTCACAGGAAACCATGGGgccattttgtcttttgtttttcttttaaaataattatttagagGAAAatcttttattgggtattttctttatttacatttcaaatattttcccctttccaggtctcccctttggaagttccctataccatccccacttcccctgcctctatgagggtttTTCCATATCTACCCATCCTCACCAAttttcctgccctggcattcccctatactcgGGCATCAAACACCTTCAAGTTCAAGGGctgcttctcccactgatgtccaaaaagaccatcctctgccacatatgtggctggagccatgggtccctccatgtgtactctttggttggtggttcagtcccaggagCTCTGTGGTGTCTGGCCTGTCAATACTTTTGCTTCCCcctcatggggctgcaaacacactcagatccttcagtctcttcttcaactcctccatccagaaccctgtgctcagtccagtgattacattcaagcatccacctctgtatttgtcaggctccggCAGAGCCTATCAGGAGTCAGTCATATCAGGCTTATGTacgcaagcacttgttggcatccacagaattgtccaggtttggtgattgtatatgggatggatccccaggtagggcagactttggatggcctttccttcagtctcagctccaccttttatctccatatttcttcctgtgagtattttgttcctcttttctttctttctttctttctttctttctttctttctttctttctttctttctttctttcttNNNNNNNNNNNNNNNNNNNNNNNNNNNNNNNNNNNNNNNNNNNNNNNNNNNNNNNNNNNNNNNNNNNNNNNNNNNNNNNNNNNNNNNNNNNNNNNNNNNNNNNNNNNNNNNNNNNNNNNNNNNNNNNNNNNNNNNNNNNNNNNNNNNNNNNNNNNNNNNNNNNNNNNNNNNNNNNNNNNNNNNNNNNNNNNNNNNNNNNNNNNNNNNNNNNNNNNNNNNNNNNNNNNNNNTTAtattcattctttgaaaattttgtagatgcatgcagtatattttgatcatattcaactCCTACTCCTCTGAAATACTCcagtatctatcatctattcccATCATCTCTCCTAAACTTTATGCTTCCTTTGAAAAATCTCACTGTCCATTGAATTAAATTGGTCCTGTCTATATATGGATTGATGTAAAGTTATACATAGGAGGATAATAGCCCTATCAGAGacaatacttaaaataaaaataagttttgtcTCTCCTAGTATAGAGATTGGACATGTGCCTATGAATGGTATAGCTAGGTCACATGGTAGATCTtttggtttggtgattgtatatgggatgaatcccaaggtggggcagacactggatggcctttccttcagtctctgccccacacaTTATGTTCATATATCCTCCTGCATTTTGTTACtctttctaagaagcactgaaccatccacactttggtcttccttgctCTTGGACTTCATAGGATCTGTCAATTGAATCTTGGGTAATCtgaacttttgggttaatatccacttgtcagtgaatCTGTACTGTCTGCCTTCACATTCACTAAACTCCAAAaagtcttcagtttcttccttgactaagttatccttgagtagggtgttgttcagcttccatgtgtatgtggcctttttgttgtttttgttactattgaagaCCAACAATAGCTAGCCTGTGGTGATCTGAAATGGTGTATGGTATTATtctttgtatagattttttttgtttctacttggttgatttcaaatcttagtttgattatttcctgccatctacttcccttggatgaatttgcttctttttgttctagagctttcaggtttgtGGTCAAGCTGCTAGAgaatgctctctccagtttctttttgaaggcactcagagctatgagttttcctcttagtgctgctttcattgtgtcccataaactTGGTTATGTTGTGACTTCAcattcattaaactctaaaaagtcttcaatttcttccttgaccaagttatccttgaatagggtgttgttcagcttccatgtgtatgtgggctttttgttgtttttgttactattgaagaCCAAACCTAGCCTGTGGTGATCTGAAAGGATGTATGGcatcttttcattcttcttttatctgttgaggcctgttttgtgaccaattatatgatgagtttcagaggtttcatgtggtgctgagaagggaatatattcttttgttttagaatgaaatattctatagatatctattcaatccatttggtccataacttctgttagtttcactgtgtttctgtttagtttttgttttcatgatttgtccattgctgagaatgtggtcttgaagtctcccacaatcattttgtgaggtgcaatgtgtgctttgagctttagtaaagtttcttttataaatgtgaatGGTCTTGCAGTTgcagaatagatgttcagaattgagagttcttcctggtagatttctcctttgatgagtatgaagtgttcttccttatccttcttgataacttttggttgattgatgactttatttgatattagaatggctacttgaGCTTGTTTCTTGAAACCACGtgtttggaaaattcttttccaggcctttactctgagttagaatctgtctttgacactggggtgtgtttcctgtatgctcaaaatgctgggtcctgtttacttcTCCAGTCTGTtcgtctatgtctttttactggggattCAAGTCCCCAGTTGATACTAAGAGATATGAAGTCATAGTggttgttgcttcttgttatttttgatgttaatttgtgtttgtgtagatatcttcttttgggttgGTTGACAGAAGTTTCCTTCCTTGCTTATTCTAGGGTCTAGTTTTCCTCCTTGGCTTGGCCTTTTCCTTCTGCTATTCTTTgtaggctggatttgtggaaagactgtataattttggttttgtcatggaatatcttgatttgtTCATCTATAGTAATTGtgatttttctgggtatagtatcctggtctgaaatttgtgttttctgagcaTCACTGTGACATCTGTGCAAGATCTTCTAATTTTCATTGTCGCTGGTGAaaagtctgttgtaattctgataggtcttaatttatatgttacttgacctttttcccttactgcttttaatattctttctttgtttgttttgtgcatttggtgttttgactaatAACtgatgggaggaatttattttctggtccaatctacttgGATTTCTGTGGTTTGGTCTTCCATTGTATCCTGTATTTTCTGGATCTTTTCTATcaagagctttttgcattttcattttctttgactgttgtgtcaatgtattctatggtatcttctgaacctgagattctctcttctttctcttgtattctgttggtgatgcttgcatgtatgattCTTGATCTCTTTTTTAGGCTTTCTACCtgcagggttgtctctctttgtgatttctttattgtttctatttccttttttagattctggatggttttgttcaattccNTTAcctgattgtgttttcctgtttttctttaagggatttttgtgtttcctctttaagggcttctcccCATCtatctgtgttcttctgtattaattgaagggagttatttatgtatttcttaaAGGCCCCAATAATCATCATCATGagatcatgagatgtgactttaaatcagagtcttgctgtTCTGGTGTTTTGGAGTATCCAGGGATCACTGTTgagagagctgggttctgatgatgccaagtagccttggtttctattgcttatgtttttgcccttgcctcttgccatctggttatctatggtgttagctggtcttgctgtctctgacagTGGCTTTTCCTTccagcaagcctgtgtgtcagtactacTGAgtgaccagttctctctgggaagaatttggATATGGAGAGATGTGGTaaagggtcagctctggggtgcagttGAAAAGTGGAAGTATCTTGTCACAGGctgttcctttcttcctgtgttctgAGGGTTCCAGGCATGTCCCTTTGAGCAGAAGTTGTTGTCTAACGTGTGCTCACTTGCTTGTCTGCACTCGTGGGATACCAGCTCTCTTGgcggtatttgggtatggaggaCTATGGCACAGGATCATTTCCTGGCTCCTTTGTCTTTACATTCAGGCACAGAACCATCACAGACAGGAGAGTTATGGTTCTGGACCTGTGATATTTCCATGGCAACAAAAGTTccaaagaaacagcaagaaagctTCAGAGGAAGTTAGCATGAAAATTTGATTAATGTCAAGAAGGATTCAGACATGATACTTTCTGATTAATGCTTTTACTCCAAAGAGATATAAAATCAAAGTCATTGGAGAGCTCTTGAAGATGTTGGTGGACCACTGAGGCATGTCAAGTCAGTCAGCTGAGAGGAGAGTGGACAGTGGTCAAGTGCAGCAGGGCAGTACTCACTCTAAAGCCACCTGTGAGGTCCAGGCAGAGGTTCTTCATCACAGCTCTGTTTTGCTTCTAGACATCTCCACCATGTTTTCAGCTGTCTCAGGAGTGTCCTGCAGTGCCCTCTGGAGAACCAATTTGATGGTCTGTTGCTGCAACCGATGCCTGAAGGAGCCCACGAAGAAGTAAATGATGGGGTTGGCACAGCTGTTAACAACAGTCAGGACAATTGATGTCAGATAAAGACTATAAGCGACTTCACTGTAACTATTCTTAATCCAGAAAATTAGGAACCAGTAGAAGCCACAGGGAAGGCCGCAGATGAGAAAAACCAAAAGTGTCAGCATGATGGTCACATACAATCTGGTAAGCTTCATCCGCCCAGTGCCACAGAACAACCTGGCCAGCAGAGCAAGGCTGGACAGACAGAGGACCACAAGCAAAAACATCAGGTATGCAGCAGTAAAGAAGTTCGATGCCATACACCAATTGTCAATTACATAGATGGTATGAAATATACCGCAGAAATAACAATCCAGAATGCCGATCAACAGGCACAGGACCCAGATCACAGCACACATGACAGTTGATGTGTGTTCTGGGCGATGGCAACTATACCAGATGGGGCACAGGACAGACAGGCAGCGCTCAGTGCTGATAGCACTAAGAATGCTCAGGCCTGTGATGTAGAGAACCACCCTGAAAATGATAAGGCAATCATG contains these protein-coding regions:
- the LOC110315284 gene encoding mas-related G-protein coupled receptor member A6-like — protein: MALTTTNPMDETIPGNIDIRILIPNLIIIIFGLVGLTGNAIVFWLLGFRLHRNAFTVYILNLALADFLFLLCHIILSTDRLLNFPFNSIFHDCLIIFRVVLYITGLSILSAISTERCLSVLCPIWYSCHRPEHTSTVMCAVIWVLCLLIGILDCYFCGIFHTIYVIDNWCMASNFFTAAYLMFLLVVLCLSSLALLARLFCGTGRMKLTRLYVTIMLTLLVFLICGLPCGFYWFLIFWIKNSYSEVAYSLYLTSIVLTVVNSCANPIIYFFVGSFRHRLQQQTIKLVLQRALQDTPETAENMVEMSRSKTEL